In the genome of Magnolia sinica isolate HGM2019 chromosome 2, MsV1, whole genome shotgun sequence, one region contains:
- the LOC131230235 gene encoding auxin-responsive protein SAUR50-like — MPRFQEEDRQRTPKGHFAVYVGTDQKRFVVPTAYLKHPIFQQLLDKSADEFGFHNRNRIVLPCDESSFERVRSFLDKRS; from the coding sequence ATGCCGAGATTTCAAGAAGAAGATCGCCAAAGAACTCCAAAGGGACACTTCGCTGTCTACGTCGGGACCGATCAGAAGAGGTTCGTGGTACCAACGGCATACTTAAAGCATCCTATCTTCCAACAATTGCTAGATAAATCGGCAGATGAATTCGGATTCCATAATAGAAACCGCATTGTCCTACCGTGCGATGAGTCCTCCTTCGAACGGGTCAGATCTTTCTTGGACAAACGCTCGTAG